From one Mya arenaria isolate MELC-2E11 chromosome 4, ASM2691426v1 genomic stretch:
- the LOC128232480 gene encoding uncharacterized protein LOC128232480 produces the protein MPLCWKYSIYIILLSTWLLYTLYAVKARLDVAHSLHLNKKTTNSVVADSIILVPNARDGNALTEYKDSLVVNFTLPRRLSAIADSQCPDGFWNDDELMWNNSKTNQSRITKFEQFVKAKEWNSKKLDDQPVFVTAASSNHFQEIMELFNNFNDLRQRFSRVWVLYFFNLGLSKKEEEEVRIMCNCSVRTFHFDQYPNHVKNLKGYAFKPLVIQIIARKHKFVVWMDSSTRFKKADINILLDEGKKRGVLVTQAGGTVARRTLPTMFQYFSTHPCRFRNLPELQSGFIILYLNPFVIHRIVWPWIRCALELGCMIPAVNPEIYLKCKTYGNVYGECHRFDQSALGILLYTSYGKHISEHTFHWNNNMYLSFINH, from the exons ATGCCGTTGTGTTGGAAATATtcgatatatataattttgctttctacat GGTTACTTTACACTTTGTACGCAGTCAAAGCACGATTAGATGTTGCGCATTCACTTCACTTGAATAAAAAAACGACCAACTCAG TTGTCGCTGATTCAATCATCTTGGTTCCAAATGCACGGGATGGAAATGCACTTACAG AATATAAAGACAGTCTCGTCGTAAACTTTACATTGCCTCGAAGGCTATCAGCTATTGCCGATTCACAATGCCCGGATGGATTTTGGAACGATGATGAGCTAATGTGGAACAATTCAAAGACCAATCAATCAAGAATTACGAAATTTGAACAGTTTGTCAAAG CGAAGGAATGGAATTCTAAGAAACTAGATGACCAACCTGTGTTTGTAACCGCGGCATCATCAAATCATTTCCAAGAGATTATGGAATTGTTCAACAATTTTAATGATCTACGGCAGCGTTTTAGCAGGGTCTGGgttctttatttctttaatttaggTCTATCTAAAAAGGAAGAAGAAGAG GTGCGTATTATGTGTAACTGTTCAGTGAGAACGTTTCACTTCGATCAATATCCCAACCATGTTAAAAATTTAAAGGGATATGCCTTCAAGCCGTTAGTTATTCAG ATAATTGCAAGGAAGCACAAATTTGTTGTTTGGATGGATTCTTCCACAAGATTTAAAAAAGCCGATATAAACATACTTCTTGACGAAGGAAAAAAAAGAGGTGTACTTGTTACACAAGCTGGCGGCACTGTTGCACGACGAACGTTACCAACGATGTTTCAGTACTTTAGCACGCATCCATGCAGGTTCCGGAATTTGCCTGAATTACAGAGtggttttattatattatatttgaatccGTTTGTAATTCATCGAATAGTTTGGCCTTGGATTCGATGTGCCCTCGAACTTGGCTGCATGATACCGGCTGTGAatccagaaatatatttaaaatgtaaaacatatggcAATGTGTATGGTGAGTGCCATAGATTCGACCAATCAGCACTCGGCATCTTACTGTATACATCGTATGGCAAACATATAAGTGAGCATACTTTTCACTGGAATAATAACATGTATTTGTCTTTTATAAACCAttga